TGAACCCCCCACGTCCCCTGCCTTCCCAGCTTTCAGCCGCCTCTGGCTCTTGACCCGGGCTCTAGCCAAACCGTCACTTCTGCTTTCAGCTTTGCACATTGGTCTGCATTTTTATGGGTAGACCCAAGGCCTGATCCCGGCTCTTTGGGGAGTTAGGAGCTCCCTGAGCAGCTCCGACACCGctcctggggggtgcgggctggCAGTGCCCTTCCAGGGCTGGCCCAGGTCTCCCAGCTGGTGTGGCCGGCACGCAGAGGGCCATGGTAGTCACTGCTCCCTCCACCCCGAGGAGGGTGGCTGCCTGCGGGCCACTGTCCCCCAGCATGGCGGCTGGCCACAGCCCTCCTGCCTCGCTTGCAGAACTGCTCAGCCACGAAGGGGAACTTCCTGCGCAGCTCGGGGCCGTATCCAGACTCCGTTgactggaggaagaagggaaatttCGTGACGCCTGTGAAAAACCAGGTGAGGAGCGTGTGTCATCGGTGATGCAGCAAGAGGgcgaggggggagaggggggcgaaccgctgcaggcagggccccgtgCCGGAGGAGGAGTGCGGGGTGCCCGCTGGGAAGCAggctcccccaggaccccctccgTGGCTGGGGCGAGGGTGGCCGGGGCAGGGGACAAGCAAGAGGCGAAGCCTGGCTGTGGGCAGGGAGTGGAAGCGCCGTGGTCCCGGTGTGCCCTTCGGCCCCGGCCCTGGCGTTTCGGGGAGGCCGGTGACCCCCGCGGCACATTATGGACTGTCCCCTCTCCGGTTCCTAACGCAGGGCCCCTGCGGGAGCTGCTGGACCTTTTCCACCACGGGGTGTTTGGAGTCCGCTATTGCGATTGCCACGGGAAAGCTCCTCTCTCTGGTAAGAGATTTCCCTCTCCTGCGCACTGATGGCGAGTCCTGCCTCCAGTTACCTGCCGGGGCAGCCAGCAGGGCCGGCCCGCTCCTGGCCGGGACAGCCGCTGGTGGCTTGTTCCGAGTCCGGCTGTACTGGCTGCGGTACTGTCAGGCACCCGTGGCCCTGCAGTGCCCGTGCAGCCCTTCGCAAGccgagcagagctgctgcaggaggcgcTGGGCAGCGTGGCCGGGAGCTCTCTCTGCCTCTTGCCATCCCCTCTCGGGGTCCGGTGTCCCACTGCCCCGGGCTTGGGCAGAGCCCTTCTTGGAGCAGGACAAAACCGGAGGGGCCGGAGGCTGACGAATCCTGCCGCGGGGAGCAGGCGTGGATAGCCGGAGCCGTGTCTGGCGCTGCCGGCCGGCAGGAGCTCCCTGCTGCGGAACAGCTTGCTGCAAGCAGCACGTTGTGAGACGGTTTATTTCTAAACTGCCAGAGGGTTTATATTCTTGAAGAACCAGAAAGACAGTAGCCACTTACACAACTTACCAGAATAGCTGAGGGCTGGGTGTAAGTGTTAAAAACAAACTTGACCTTTGAAAGAGATCCCAGCCAGTGCTCCGGCAGGTGGGACGGCGTCCCGGCAGGCGTGAGGAGGAATTGCCTCTGCAGCCCGAGCATCCCGGGCTGCCGGCTCGACGTCTTCCACGTCCCACTCCTCGGGATGCGGAGCCGTTCAGCCGGGTGATTCCTGACGGCAGCGGGTGAACAGGCAGCTGCATGGGTCAAACCAGCGCTCTTTGGTTGCCCACTGCGCCGGCTGCGTTCTGTCTCACTTGTTCTGAACGCAGGTGTTGAATACGTGCTGACTCAGACCACTTTTCCGTAGGCAGAACAACAGTTGGTTGATTGCGCCCAGGCTTTTAACAACCACGGCTGCAGTGGGTAAGTAATATCAAGTAATAAAGAATAGAAGATGATTGACAGCCTTCCTCAGGATGTAGTGTCGGGATCTTGGAGTGGTTTTTGTTGCCCCTCGGCTGAGAGGTGTCAAGGAAAACAGTtatgggttgggttgggtttggtttgcttattttaatttcacCCTCTCTAGAGGTTAGAATGTTTCACTGAATCTCCAGCATTTCCTAACCTCTGTTGTTCCTCTTGTTTATTagtttttcttctcatatttgtTTTGTTACAATGTCTTCTGATACCGCAGTCACGGGTGCGATGTGCTAGGCTTTAACGTGCTCAGGGAAAACAAGGGGAGTTTTATCTGTTGCTCTGCTCGCGAGTCACGCGCATCTCATGGTGCTTTAAGGAACCCACAGAAACCTCGTCTTCCCCTTTGGTAAACTCCTGCTGGCATTGCtagagaaggcagaaaataaagctttctgaAATCTTACGTTTCCTGTAAGATAAGTGGTCCCTGAGGAATGTTCAGAACGTTGAGCAGAACCACTCtgggtgctttttatttttctcgtGACTCCTCCTTAGTCCTCTCCCTGTGAGCACGCCCTGACCGCGCTCCCCTTGGCTCCCTTCTGCGAGATGCGCTCCCTGGAGGTGGCTGGGGAAGGAAGCAGCCCCTTGCTGAAGACGTGGGTCCCTCATCCTCACCCGTGCTGTGCCACTGGAGACCCCGGCCGGTCTGGGCAGAGGTCACCAAAAAACACCTTTTAGCGTGCGAGGCTGCAGAGCCGAGCTGGCACGGCGGGCACTGTGGGGGCGAGGTGACGTTCTCCCCCGCGGACTGGGCACCCCTGAGATCTTCCCGTGCCTGTGGAGGACCATCCCAAACAGCGCGATGGGCTGGGCCCAGAGTGCCGGCCGGGAGGATGCTGCAGGCACAGGCTGGAGTTTATGCCTTTAGAGGGCCTGGGACACGCactgtccttcccttccccctttgcGGGAGCAGTCTGTAGGATGCAGGGGGGGCTGACGGCTTTGCTCCGCAGAAGCTGCGGCGTTACCCTCCGAATTAATCTGCTTGCTGGCTGTGTTGTCTTGCAGGGGCCTGCCAAGCCAAGCCTTTGAATACATACTGTATAACAAAGGGCTCATGGGGGAGGACACCTACCCGTACCGGGCCAAGGTACTTCCAGCGCAGCTCGGACGCGTTCCTGCGGCGGCAGAGCAGGGTCCCCAGCAGGCTCTGACACCGCTTCCTTCTGCCCCCACAGAACGGCACCTGCAAGTTCCAGCCGGAGAAGGCTATTGCGTTTGTCAAGGATGTTATCAATATCACCCAGGTGAGGCCGCAAGGGTTGTGTTTCCCAACGGCCAGGGCTGTGCCaagcctgcccggggaggtgcTGGGGTGCCCCGGGGTGTGCCGGGCTCCGCAGCGCTGCGCGGAGCGGAGCGAGGGGCTGGTGGGCACGCTCCTCCTCTCCTGCGCACCGCTGGCGCCCTGTGCTGGAGGTGGCACCGATGAAGTGCTGTGGGCAAGTACAGGCATGAGGTCTCTGCCTGCTTTCCACGGTGGGTGCACCTCCAGGCTCTAAGAAAGTCTTGGTTCTCATCTTTCAATGCAAACAGCGCTCGTTTTCCTGTCTGCGAGCAGAAAGCCAGGGTCAGCCATCCCCACTGCGCCCCAGCTGCTGGTCCAGCGATCCCGACTGGTCCCAGTGTAATCGGGACATAAATGACCCTGGGTTCCTCTTCTTGCAGTATGACGAGGATGGCATGGTAGAAGCTGTGGGGAGGCACAACCCGGTGAGCTTTGCGTTTGAGGTGACGGGTAACTTCATGCACTACAGAAAAGGCGTCTACTCCAAGTGAGTGTTTCTGAGcctgggggtgaggggaaggcGTAGGGCTGGAATCGCtcccatccccatttctcctgctTTGCGGCACTGGGCGCAGGGACACTGAACTGcattcttgcattttcttttaaaccgAAAATAGAAAGCATGAGTAAACTGAGCCTTGATATACCGATTTCCCAGGGGGATGAGAGCGCAGCGCAGGGAAGAGGGAACAGTGTGCTTGCAGCCCATTTACTGCTCAGAACCAGTCCAGCCTGAGGGCCGGGCTGTATTTGGAAGGAAGCTCAGCCATCAGTGAGCTCGGGAGGTGCCGCAGGGCCAGGGGAGGCCGTCCCAGGGCTGAGGTGTGTGTCTGAGCTGGGGATGGTGGCGGGGACAGCCCCTGGTGTTGCAGCTGGGACGTTTGCAGGCAGGGTccctgcagggcaggcagggcccgaGCACCCCCTGCCCATCCCACTTGGTGCTCCCCTGCCTCTGCCGCCGGACGGGGAAGAAAAGCGGCAGAGATGAAACAGTAGTTTGAGACATGAAGTGACCTCGCAGGAGGAGGTCTCAAGTGTTGCGTCAACTCTACAGCCAAGGCAAAGAACAACTTAAAAGGATGATTGTTGTATTTTGGAAAGACTACGGAAGCTAACTGCCACAGGGTAGATTTCTATTAGGCAAGAAATGGGAAAAGTGCATGTTTGGAGAGAACTAGAAAAATACTTTAGAGTAATGACTCCTCAGTCACGTAGAACTGCAGGGAAAATTAAACTAAGAGTCTAAGCATGAGTGCTCTGCCCCCGGGAGCTGCAAGGGAAGGTAGCAGGCAGCACCGTGAATTGGAGCGGCTTTGCTGTCGCGAGAACGACAGTAGTCTCAAAGGTAACTGCCAGCAAGAGGCAGGTGTCAGGGTGAAAGCAGGCAGATGGGCAAGATGCTTTGTGGTAGGATTCCAGTTTGAGGAAGAGACACCGAGTAAAGTTACCCTGTAGATTTGTAGTCTAAGGTAGATTTAAAGTCAGAGCCTATGGAATAATTGATGCTCCGGTGTTTTCAGCCTCTGCTCCCCAGACCAACTCTTAACAGGTTCAAGAAAAGTAAGTCTGTTGTGGGGATTATTGATCTTTTAGTTAtctgccatttaaaaatgtttaaaactagGTGCTCTAGAGATGGGAGCTTGTACCTTGTGTTAGCTTGTTTTATACCACAGGCAGCAACTTTCATCAAGTGCCATTTAAAAGCTGGAAATTCAgaggaaatacaaagaaatgtgTATTTAGGCTGAAGAACTCGCTGTTCCCTGTGCAGAATGCGGAAGAGTGCCCCTGAACTTTGGGGCAGAACAAACCATTACTGGGATGCACTAAGGGCTTCTTGTTTTCATTGGAAACATTCTTCTGCTCAGTTTTTTCATTGTAGCTCGTTCTTGTGTGATAATGTTGATGTTAACTCTGAACAAAAGGCTGGGCCAGGTGCTCAGAGCGAAGGTCCACGTAGCCTACCAGCCTGACTTCAGATACAGCTGGTAATAATTCCTGAGTGAGAAAACAGAGCGGCATCTCCttttcctgccttctctccctgctctccACAACTGAAGTTCAGAGTATCCATTAGTTCTTTTTGCAGTTGGAGCACGATCAAGAATGCCGGCTAATCCACGATTAATTATAGACTGTGTTTTTCCTGTAACGAATctgcattatttttcccttttctttgcagCCCACGGTGTGAGCACACTCCTGACAAGGTGAACCATGCTGTCCTCGCTGTGGGGTACGGGGAAGAAAATGGAACTCCTTACTGGATTGTGAAGAACTCCTGGGGCCCGCACTGGGGCATGGACGGGTAAGGAGGTCCCAACGCTGCCAGACCCACCACGGTCTCCCTGTACCTGTACGAGGACAGTGGTGTGCGTGGGCTTCCACCCACCCTCAGCAGCCCCCAGATGGCCCTTGCGCTCTCAAGCTGGTTCCGCAGCTGGTTCCTACTCTGGAGGGGCAGGGGAAATCATCCCAGCCTCGGCAGCAAAGGAGACGTGGCTCTACAACCAGTCCTGGGGTGACTGGGTAGGGCAGACCCTTAGGTCAGTAGACGTGCCGTTGTCACCAGGCGCTCggctggtgtctgcagagctgccatACCGCTGGCTCTCCTGGTGccaggagagctctgtgcctctTCTGTGCCAGGAGAGGAACGGGTTGTGCCGGGAATGAGTTTTTACTCCAGCTCTGCAAGTATTTCCAGCTGCAAGTGGAATTTTTTAGAGTCAGGTGCTACTCTGCTGGTTTGAGATATGAGGGGGACAGGGAATAGCACTGTCTGGTGAAGTACTGGCGGTAACAGCTCTGTCACAGGTGTTTGCT
The sequence above is drawn from the Rissa tridactyla isolate bRisTri1 chromosome 9, bRisTri1.patW.cur.20221130, whole genome shotgun sequence genome and encodes:
- the CTSH gene encoding pro-cathepsin H isoform X2, coding for MSCNSRPGCCRLSIFLDNKRQIEEHNAGNHSFQMGLNQFSDLTFAEFKKLYLWREPQNCSATKGNFLRSSGPYPDSVDWRKKGNFVTPVKNQGPCGSCWTFSTTGCLESAIAIATGKLLSLAEQQLVDCAQAFNNHGCSGGLPSQAFEYILYNKGLMGEDTYPYRAKNGTCKFQPEKAIAFVKDVINITQYDEDGMVEAVGRHNPVSFAFEVTGNFMHYRKGVYSNPRCEHTPDKVNHAVLAVGYGEENGTPYWIVKNSWGPHWGMDGYFLIERGKNMCGLAACASYPVPQV
- the CTSH gene encoding pro-cathepsin H isoform X1; translation: MHWGALLVAAALLAPTAAWEPTEEDELQFKAWMLQNNRRYDAGEYPRRLSIFLDNKRQIEEHNAGNHSFQMGLNQFSDLTFAEFKKLYLWREPQNCSATKGNFLRSSGPYPDSVDWRKKGNFVTPVKNQGPCGSCWTFSTTGCLESAIAIATGKLLSLAEQQLVDCAQAFNNHGCSGGLPSQAFEYILYNKGLMGEDTYPYRAKNGTCKFQPEKAIAFVKDVINITQYDEDGMVEAVGRHNPVSFAFEVTGNFMHYRKGVYSNPRCEHTPDKVNHAVLAVGYGEENGTPYWIVKNSWGPHWGMDGYFLIERGKNMCGLAACASYPVPQV